ACGCAGCGCGCCGTCGGGCACCCGGAGTGCGGACAGCTCCGCGACGAGGGTGTCCATGAACTGCTGTGCACTGGCGCGGATCTCCTCGTCGGTGAGCACGTCGTAGCCGGGCAGATGTGCACGGGCCAGGGCGAGGAACCGGGCACCGAAGGCGTCCTGCTTGGCGCGCAACCGCTCGACGGCCGTCGTCACCAGATGGCGGGTCGGTTCGTCGAGGGTGGCCAGGTCCGGCATCCGCCGCCGCGGCGGCCACGCCGTGGGGATCGCGCTCGTCATCGACAGAGCGTATTTGTTCCGGAGAACAAAGTCGCGGCGGAGACCTTGGCGTTCGCTCCGTAGTCCATGGCACCTCCGCGGCACGACACTGTGACGCACCTCATGGCGAAGTTGTCGCTGGCTACGAGAGAAAGGGCGCCCACGGTGTCACGTTCTGTCAGAGAGCCCGCGGTCGACGCGCCGCGGTCCCGCTCGTCGGCGGGCTACGTGCTCGCGCTGCTGTTCATCGGCAATCTCCTGAACTTCTACGACCGTGCGTTGCCGTCGGTCGTGCTGGAGCCGATCAAGGACGAGTACGGCCTCGACGACACCCAGGTCGGCATTCTGGCGTCGGCCTTCGTCCTGGTCGCCGCCATCGCCGGCGTTCCGCTGGGCCGCCTTGCCGACCGGGTGGCGCGTCGTACCGTGGCGGGTTGGGGCCTGTTCGTCTGGAGTGTGTTCACCGCGGCGGGCGGCGTGTTGACCAACTTCTGGGGCTTTCTGGCCTCGCGCGTCGGTGTCGGTGTCGGGGAGTCCAGCTACGCGCCGGCGACCGGGTCGCTGCTCGCCGACCTCTATCCGAGCGAGCGACGTTCCCGGGCGAATGCCCTGTTCATGCTCGGCTTCCCGATCGGCACGCTGCTCGCTTTCCTCACCGCGGGTGCGCTCGCGGAGGCGTTCGACAGTTGGCGGGCGCCGTTCCTGATCGCGGCCGTTCCCGGCGTCATCGTGGCGCTGCTCGTGCTGCGGATCCGCGAACCGAGGCGCGGGGCGGCCGACCCGATCACCGTCACGGCCGCCGCCACGCGCGCGGGTTCGTTGCGGTCACTGCTGAAGGTCCGCTCGATGTACGGCCTGATCCTCGCGTTCGCCGGTTACAACTTCGCGGCGTACGCCATCGGCACTTTCCTGACCCCCGTGCTGCAGCGCTACTACGGCCTCGAACTGGTCGCCGCAGGCCTGGTCGGCGGAGTCGTCATCGGCGTCACCGGC
This genomic interval from Asanoa ferruginea contains the following:
- a CDS encoding spinster family MFS transporter — translated: MSRSVREPAVDAPRSRSSAGYVLALLFIGNLLNFYDRALPSVVLEPIKDEYGLDDTQVGILASAFVLVAAIAGVPLGRLADRVARRTVAGWGLFVWSVFTAAGGVLTNFWGFLASRVGVGVGESSYAPATGSLLADLYPSERRSRANALFMLGFPIGTLLAFLTAGALAEAFDSWRAPFLIAAVPGVIVALLVLRIREPRRGAADPITVTAAATRAGSLRSLLKVRSMYGLILAFAGYNFAAYAIGTFLTPVLQRYYGLELVAAGLVGGVVIGVTGLIGLLLGGRVLDGAARRSPAARVRVAAVSLGAAAVFALAGLVAGPRMLWQLVLFLSLGYLLGIVYLAAAVPVLADVIRPEQRSGALGLMFAIGYLLGGAGGPIVVGMLSDALAAGSSSSADAEAQGLQTAMMIAVPAAFAVAALGMFLAARFVKGDRETMLAGEAAA